From a region of the Pseudomonas fulva 12-X genome:
- the ribD gene encoding bifunctional diaminohydroxyphosphoribosylaminopyrimidine deaminase/5-amino-6-(5-phosphoribosylamino)uracil reductase RibD produces MSNSDHAYMARALELARKGLYSTHPNPRVGCVIVRDGKIVGEGWHAKAGEPHAEVHALRQAGDKARGATAYVTLEPCSHHGRTPPCADALIAAGITRVVAAMQDPNPEVAGRGLLRLMNAGIAVQGGVLGAEARALNAGFIKRMETGLPLVRVKLAMSLDGRTAMASGESQWITGPAARAAVQRLRARSSVVLSGADTLLADGARLTVRPDELGLGAEMTALAQVRPPLRVLVDGRLRVPLSAPFFQAGPALVATCAAATSRCRYQDDGHELLAIPGSSGHVDLRKLLVELAARGANEVLVEAGPKLAGAFARLGLVDEYQLFVAPKFLGSSARPLLDLPLARMAEAPSLKIVDMRAVGDDWRIVAVPDRAN; encoded by the coding sequence ATGAGCAACAGCGATCACGCCTACATGGCGCGCGCCCTCGAACTGGCGCGCAAGGGTCTGTATTCCACCCACCCCAATCCCCGTGTCGGCTGCGTGATCGTGCGCGACGGCAAGATCGTCGGCGAAGGCTGGCACGCCAAGGCCGGCGAGCCCCATGCCGAGGTTCATGCGCTGCGCCAGGCCGGCGACAAGGCCCGTGGCGCTACCGCCTACGTGACCCTGGAGCCGTGCAGCCATCACGGGCGTACGCCGCCGTGCGCCGACGCGCTGATCGCCGCCGGCATCACCCGCGTAGTCGCCGCCATGCAGGACCCCAACCCCGAGGTCGCCGGGCGTGGCCTGCTGCGCCTGATGAATGCCGGCATTGCCGTGCAGGGCGGCGTGCTGGGGGCCGAGGCGCGGGCGCTGAATGCTGGCTTCATCAAGCGTATGGAGACCGGCCTGCCGCTGGTGCGCGTCAAGCTGGCGATGAGCCTGGATGGGCGTACCGCCATGGCCAGTGGCGAGAGCCAATGGATCACCGGGCCGGCGGCGCGGGCCGCGGTGCAGCGCCTGCGAGCGCGCTCCAGCGTGGTGCTCAGCGGCGCCGATACCCTGCTGGCCGATGGCGCGCGGCTAACCGTACGCCCGGACGAACTGGGCCTGGGCGCCGAGATGACCGCCCTGGCTCAGGTGCGCCCGCCGCTGCGGGTGCTGGTCGATGGCCGCCTGCGGGTGCCACTCAGTGCGCCGTTCTTCCAGGCCGGCCCGGCGCTGGTGGCGACCTGCGCGGCGGCCACCTCGCGCTGCCGTTATCAGGATGACGGCCACGAGCTGCTGGCCATTCCCGGCAGCAGCGGCCATGTGGATCTGCGCAAGCTGCTGGTGGAACTGGCCGCACGCGGTGCCAACGAAGTGCTGGTCGAGGCCGGGCCAAAGCTGGCCGGCGCCTTTGCTCGTCTCGGGCTGGTCGACGAGTACCAGCTATTCGTCGCGCCCAAGTTCCTCGGCTCCAGCGCCCGCCCGCTGCTCGACCTGCCGCTGGCGCGCATGGCCGAAGCGCCGTCGCTGAAGATCGTCGACATGCGCGCCGTGGGCGATGACTGGCGCATCGTCGCCGTGCCCGATCGCGCGAATTGA